The nucleotide sequence GTATCCGAAACACGTGACCAGCATCCATTTTAATATCGAGTCTAACTGCGCGTACTTAGGGTTTGACCTCTTCTCTCTTTTCGTCGCTATCCTCATTTGGAGAAGTGGTTCAATGACCTCTGGAAGAAATCCTCTGCGAGAACTATTGAGGCTCTCTGGCGAGAGGTTATACCTGACGATGATGAAGGGATAGAGGGAAGTGAAGTCAAGTTGGTATACCTTTTCATAGAGGCCAGGTTCGGGCTGAAAGATCATCCCGCCCTTGTCCATCGCTTTCAACTCTCTAAAGTGCCGCAGGTGCTCAGCATCGCTTTTTCTAAAGGGGACCGCTATGCCACGTTTCACCGCCTCGTAGACTTCGTATGATGAGATCAATGTTCCAGGTGTAAATCTTGATGTGAGATTCGGCGATAACCCCGTCAACCGCGCTGCCGTGATGACGCCGTAGAGCCCGCTCTCCGCGTAGGTGAAACTGTTCTCCGTGTCGATCAGAATTCTGCCCTCTGGGATGACGGAACCGCCCCTGTAGTTCACCTTGCCATAACTCCAGTACGATTTCGGAGAAATCGTTCGATATCGTCCACTCCTACTGATCGGCATTTGGATCCTGTATAATCTACTCTTTTCCAAGATGCGCGGGATCCATATGTCTGCATTGGGAAGGAGGATGACGTCGGGGTCGATGGTCTGGAGTAATGAGGAGAGGTCCGAGAGAACCCTTTTCTCATTTCCTGAGATAACAGTCTTCCCATCACCTTGTAATTTGATCGAGCGTATCTCAGATGTCTGGATGTCCCCCTCGACGCGCATCGTCAATATTTCCAGCGGAACATCGAAATCTAGCGAATACTTCGATTCTTTAGCAGATGTGCACATCGAAAGATTTCTCTCAGCAAGAAACCGGTGGTCTCTCCTCACATCGACATTGAAAAGTTCTGCGTCGTACTTCGTCTGCTTCTCGATTAGCTCAGCAACTGTCATCGGGGCATGTATCGCATATCCTTCTAGCACCCCGTAAATTGTTTTGAAACGGCACTCTTCAACTTTATATCTTGATGCGAGACCTTCAATTAGGTCCAATGCTGAATGCTTGTCCTTGAAGTGAACGAAGAAAGGAGGGGAGTATCCCTCGCAGATTTTTCGAGTCCCCCCATCCTTGATCCAGAGTTCAACAGATCGACCATACGATGAATCAAAAACCCACATCGTTTTTCTCCATCATCCTCATCAGTTCGATGAATAATGCAAAGAGGGAAGCCTCGAGTGGGTCATCGAATCCATAGAAGACCTCACTCGAATGTCTCTCCATCATCTCAGCAAGCCGCTCTGCGTACTTTTTCTCATCATCTTTCAGGGCTCTCCCCGCCTTCTCCCAGCGTTTGGCGATTTTCTTCACTTCCATCCGTATACTCTCGGTACTCCTTCCCATCAAAATTCCTCCAGTGTAGATTGAATCGGTGCTGCGACTCTCTTCTTCGCTACTTGACGCTCGAATTCGCTCACGAAAAAAACCCGATGGGCCTTTTCAGAAACGATCCGAAGAAATTGGTCGATTCTTGGTGAGTATAGGAGAACGGTCGTAGCAGAAGAGATCTCTCTCAAAAGGAGGGGGATGTGCTCGATGAGTTCCTCGTGCTCTGAGAATAGCGTCGGGTCGTATTCTATAAAGATAAAAGAGTGGTGGTGTTCCTTGAGAATTCTCAATAACTGAAAGGCTGTGAACGCTCTCCGGACATCGAATTCTGTAAACTTTCGGCTGAGCCTACTGAGGAGCGTCGAATAGTTCCCACAGATATAGAGTATGAGGTAGTTCTGAAGCTCTAGATGGTCGTTGAAGATCCTCAGCGCTATTTCCTCTGGTGCGATGAGGACGTTGAACGCCCCTTCCTGAATGTAGATGGACTGTGTTGCGATTTCCATGACTCATTAATACCCACTCCTCCGGGGGTTAAATAGAAAGAGGGGAGAGTGGACCGAAAGTGCTTTGCCATCCACATCTACAGATCTTTTCTATCGAGAAACACCGCAATGAAATCGACAATTTCCAAACCACGACAGCACGGGCGGAGATTTGAATCTGGAATATTTACGGCAAGCCCATCAAAAAATTTAGAAGGGATTTTACGCCATTATTTCTCCCTTTATCGGTTATGCACTTCTTTAGAATATAGTACTACCACAAAAATCAGTGCGCTAAACTCCATGCTCCCGTCTCGCGACTGTATCGACGCCGCGTCGCCTTGAGGACTATTAGTGGGCAAAGTGCCTGGTGCTCACGCACAAGCGTGCAGACATCAACTTCGCCGCATTCAAGGCAGGTCTCCAATCTCCTCGAGATCACGCAATCGTACACCTTACAGTGATATCGGGAAGAATTCTTCATCTCTTCAAAGCAACCCTCGCAGTCATCCCCATAAAAAGGACATTTCTCGCAAGCCCTTCCGCACGCCCCGACGATAACCATCGTTTACCCTTTGGTAACATTCAATATAAATATTCATCGAGACCGGGATTAAGATATATGGAGGCTTTTTGAACGCTGGATTATCCAAAATTGATGTATATCTCCTGCGTACATTGGGAACACTGCTAATAGTGCTTTTCAGGTTGCATTAGAAAATGCCATTATGCCAACGATAACGAAATGCATAGAAACTTAAGTCGTGAATGAGGAAATGATAGATCATCGAGAACGCCGTTCCAATCATATCACTGATGAAGACCGCGGGGAGGAGGCGCCACCGCTCCCGCAGGACTAGGTCACCGATGTTGCTGATATTCCTAAAACGACAAACACAACAAATTCACCATCGGTTGCCTTTTAGGCCAGTTTTATTTCATTAAAAGAACTTGCGGGAGCGCCATTCCTATCAAACCGGCAACCAGGTCGTCTATCGCGAGCTTAAGATAATTGGGAATATCTATACCGATCCGTCGTCTGCCATATATCTTGAAAGTTCTGGAGACGATCAAATTTTAATGTTGATATATTCTTCTGGAGAGGAGCCGAGCGGGCGCAATTGACACATAAAGTCAAATTCAGGTCTTCTTCTAGATTACACTGCGCACCCATTACCTCACTTCTATTTGAATATCATCTATAAAGTACGTCATTTCTGTCTCCCATCGGACTGATATCCCAACGGCTACCCAGAACTCTCCGGAAGACCCCGAGTCAAATTCGAGCCTGTACGAGTAATCCTTCCACCCTGCAACCTCATTGGCCGCCCCGAGAACAACGAAATCTCCTTCAGCTTCGGGGTTACTTGTCCCGATGTAGGCGCATACGGCTGCAATAGTGTTGAAGCTCTCCTCCTCGCTCCAGAGCCAGAAGGAGAGGTCGACAGCAATTCGCCCGCCTTTCCCCGAATCTATTTTTCTCTCGATCCATATTGTCCCGTCGTCCATCTTTCCATCAATAAACAACTTCAGTGAGTAATTACCCGCATGCGCTAAGTTTGCCACACGTTCGACTTCCCACCTCACCGGATTTCCTGGGTTATTCGGGTCCAATGGGACATCTGCATCAGCGGACCAATCTTCCCGCGCTGTCTCAAAGCCCTCGTAGATAACCATCGGTTTTGCAAAAGAAAGAAAGAGATAGGCGCCGACCAAAGTGGCGACAATGATTACGACGATGGGAATCGCGTAAATCTTTTTCAAGACGATACCGTCCCTTCAACTGATATATCTCAGGATTCATGATAATAAAGTTTACCTGATTTATTAGGCGTTTCAGCACCTTTCATCGCAAGAATCCTTAGTTAAATTACGGCTCAATTCTTCTCTCAGAGTTTCACATAAAAACCAGGAAAAATAAGAACCGCTGAAAAGGGATTATTTATCATCTTACTTGTTATCGAGGGGGATGTTGGAATGTGTCGAACTCTTGCGGAAAATTCTCCGTGCCTCTTTTTAGACCGCTCGAGAATAACTGAAGAAACTAATCTATTCGAAAAGCATCTCTTTTTTCATTTTGCCCCCGAACATTTTTTTGGTTGTACTGAACAACGGCTCGATTGAGAATTGCAGAGAGTCGAGTTCAAAGAAAATCAATAGAATAACGGGAAAACTTTGACTCCGATTATTCAATTGTCTCATCTTTCGCGTTCAAAGTTTGCATTGATATTTGAAGACTCCAGTTCAGCGAAAAAAGATCGGAAAAGTCCCATTTTCTCAAACATTTCCTTTTTTGCCTTACAGATCGGGCAGACGTGAGGAGGATCTTCCCTGTATGCCACATAGCCACATTGTTTACAGTACCACAGTGTCCTTCTTACCTGGGCTACCCTCTCTACATTTTCTTTTTGATCAATTTGTCCTTCACGACGGTCTTTCGGTCCCTCGGTGGGCTCTCCCCCAGATTCGAAGGCAAGCAATTGTTTTTCTGGTGGTCTCCGCTCGGGGATGGGCTTAAACGGTTGTCTTCCTTCGTGCACGTCCTTACTCACATACAACCCGCAGTAACATGTCCCAAAATCCACCACATCCGCGTCACGGTAATCGCAAGGGCATATTATGTCCCTATCAAGTTCGAAATCCCCAGAAGCTAAACGACAGGGGCACGAAGGATAGCCGTAGCGCTCCTCATTCCTTCTCAGCCCCTCAAGCAAGCTCTCTAGGAACTCTGAGTCTGGATTCAGATAGCAACCGCTCGACTTTGCGTCAGCTTCAGCCCTACGCCGGACTTCTTTTAGTGTTATCATAATCCCAATACATCCTTGAGCTTATCTTCACGGAAACCCTCAATCAAGACCTTGTCATCGACGATTATCGTCGGAAAAGAAAAGCTCCCACCCTTCTTTGAGATCTCCTTCTTTATTTTCTCTCTATCCTCTTTACCGCAAAGGTCAACGTCGACGTACTCGTATTCGACTTTGTGCTGTTTCAAAAAATTCTTCACATGCTTGCACCACACACAGGTGCTCAGCGCGTAGACGATGACCTTGTGCTTCGTGTTTTCACCAGGTACCTTAACAATGTTCACATTGTTCGCCTTGCCCTTACTACGGAGCATCGATGATTTATTTCTTTTCAAATTTGCTTGTTTCATCTTCAGCATACCAGCAGCGGTGGAAACGACTTCAATTCTACTTATTGGGGAATGACGAGGAAGCTGAGGGATTTGTCATTCGTCGCCAGGGGGTAAGCTGGGACGTGTTTTTCATTTGGAACACTGCGTTCACTTCCCTTTTGTCTCCAATCGTCCTACCTCCTCGGGGCCGATCGTATCGCTAGGTATATACTCTAATTTTGAAGTGACAACGGTGATCAGGATTTGACATCCTCCGCTGCCCTTTCTTGTTTTGATAAGAGACCTCACCCATCGCAAAGATTAAAATCTCGCTTGGTCCGTAGTAAAACAGGGTTGATATGGACTTCGAGAGTTTTGAACCACTATGCGTTAGCTGCGGCCTCCCGATCGATGAGTGCGCCTGTGCATGTCCTTACTGTGGAGAAACAGAGGGATGCGATTGTTGTATCGGATGCGATAAGGCAACTGGCGGATAGATCTGGCCTTCAAGGGGTTGAAGACTTGCTAGATAAGGGATTTAATTGGATGGTAGGGGGCCCGCAGGGGAGCGGTATCGACGTCGCGGCCAATATCTTCGGGAGAGCGTGCGGCAATGGAGGATTACATGTATACGGGAGACGAGAATACCACTCTAACATAAAAGGAATGCACAGTTATTTTCATCTCCGTATCTCTCCAGGAGAGGTCTCGGCGAACGTGAACGACGTAGATTTCCTAGCGGCCTTCGACGCTGAGACTGTGGTCAGGCACATCCAAGAGGTCGTTGCAGGTGGCGTAGTGATAATCGATAAGGGCCAGGTGGACACTAAGATCTTCGATATACCTTCGCTACCGCTCGAATTCAAAACAGAGTTTCGGAAATATCTGGAAAAAGAGAAAATAAGCGATAACTTAGGTGATCTGCTCGCGCGCGCAAGGGAGAGAGGTGTTCACGTCCTCACAGTCCCCTACTCCGAGTTAATGCAAGAAATCGGAAAAAAACTCGGCGAAGACAGAATAGCGAAGGTCTCTAGGATTGTTAACGTACTCGCGATAGGCATCTCATTCGGTTTATTAGGATATGAGTTGGAACTAGTGGAAAGGGCCTTGAGGGAAGTATTCTCGGAAAAACCGAAGATTGTTAAGATGAACTTGCTCGCCCTTAATCTTGCGTACGAATATGCTAGGAATAATCTACCAGCAGGTATCAATTATCATCTCCCGAGACTCAACGTTTCTGAGAAGAGGATTTTTCTCTCGGGAAATCAGGCAGT is from Methanomassiliicoccales archaeon and encodes:
- a CDS encoding ferredoxin-thioredoxin reductase catalytic domain-containing protein — its product is MITLKEVRRRAEADAKSSGCYLNPDSEFLESLLEGLRRNEERYGYPSCPCRLASGDFELDRDIICPCDYRDADVVDFGTCYCGLYVSKDVHEGRQPFKPIPERRPPEKQLLAFESGGEPTEGPKDRREGQIDQKENVERVAQVRRTLWYCKQCGYVAYREDPPHVCPICKAKKEMFEKMGLFRSFFAELESSNINANFERER
- a CDS encoding DUF3795 domain-containing protein, with amino-acid sequence MVIVGACGRACEKCPFYGDDCEGCFEEMKNSSRYHCKVYDCVISRRLETCLECGEVDVCTLVREHQALCPLIVLKATRRRYSRETGAWSLAH
- a CDS encoding glutaredoxin family protein; amino-acid sequence: MLRSKGKANNVNIVKVPGENTKHKVIVYALSTCVWCKHVKNFLKQHKVEYEYVDVDLCGKEDREKIKKEISKKGGSFSFPTIIVDDKVLIEGFREDKLKDVLGL
- a CDS encoding type B DNA-directed DNA polymerase, which produces MWVFDSSYGRSVELWIKDGGTRKICEGYSPPFFVHFKDKHSALDLIEGLASRYKVEECRFKTIYGVLEGYAIHAPMTVAELIEKQTKYDAELFNVDVRRDHRFLAERNLSMCTSAKESKYSLDFDVPLEILTMRVEGDIQTSEIRSIKLQGDGKTVISGNEKRVLSDLSSLLQTIDPDVILLPNADIWIPRILEKSRLYRIQMPISRSGRYRTISPKSYWSYGKVNYRGGSVIPEGRILIDTENSFTYAESGLYGVITAARLTGLSPNLTSRFTPGTLISSYEVYEAVKRGIAVPFRKSDAEHLRHFRELKAMDKGGMIFQPEPGLYEKVYQLDFTSLYPFIIVRYNLSPESLNSSRRGFLPEVIEPLLQMRIATKREKRSNPKYAQLDSILKWMLVTCFGYTGYRNAKFGSIEVHERITSTAREILVRVKEIAESMGLEVLHGIVDCLWIRGEGVEGFKERVEREIVIPTEIEEYDWIVFLPMEDGSGAYNRYFGRLSNGEMKVRGVMARRDDTPVYIKKMQEEMFKRMSGAKDARALSEMSMELKAIYNNYLKSLPHADFDEIKIRRKISKLDYTKHSLEASAVEALLKNQVPVRPGMEIEYVVVDAKKWRVGISSERTPFDVEYYEKLLAKAWREIEFALVSEFDESPGITKTDIRDNHCENIRLSA